A window from Aerococcus sp. Group 1 encodes these proteins:
- a CDS encoding MucBP domain-containing protein, with the protein MKYAKDGQETKGNYVADKKLEVTYVYERVQKTKGSFQEHHIYRTVDEDGNIISTDETKDSEVTSGKNDQTYTTSKQDKDGYKLVSVTPSNEESKTLGVKFSKEGQETEGNYVSDKKLEVTYVYERVQKTKGSFQEHHIYRTVDEDGKVISTDETKDNEVTSGKADQSYTTSKQDKDGYKLVSVTPSNEESKKLGVKFSKDGQETKGNYVSDKKLEVTYVYERVQKTKGSFQEHHIYRTVDEDGNIISNDETKDNEVTSGKSDQTYTTSKQDKEGYKLVSVTPTNEVSKTSGVKFSKDGQKTKGNYVSDKKLEVTYVYERVQKTKGSFQEHHIYRTVDEDGNVISTDETKDNEVTSGKADQSYITSKQDKDGYKLVSVTPSNEDSKKSGVKFSKDGQETKGNYVADKKLEVTYIYERVQKTKGSFQEHHIYRTVDEDGNIISNDETKDNEVTSGKSDQTYTTSKQDKEGYKLVSVTPSNEESKKSGVKYAKDGQETKGNYVSDKKLEVTYVYERVQKTKGSFQEHHIYRTVDEDGNVISTDEIKDNEVTTGKADQTYTTSKQDKDDYKLVSVIPSNEESKNLGVKFSKVGQSTKGNYIPDKKLEVTYIYERLLKIQKTIVEHHSHPKEDKDKRISTKEKITDHSQKIVLEQSKVSVKKSTAQTIKQSTLPASAPATPKLTTVEETAAGTRRDTQESSAHTNLPKTGVVAEPVAIEALLVLAGALLAIPIKRKITNKSDCRDYLVFLLLIDLNLFISYRYVSIVYI; encoded by the coding sequence GTGAAATATGCTAAAGATGGCCAAGAAACTAAAGGAAATTATGTTGCTGATAAGAAATTGGAAGTGACCTACGTCTACGAACGTGTTCAAAAGACTAAAGGGAGTTTCCAAGAACATCATATTTATCGGACAGTTGATGAAGATGGAAACATCATTTCAACCGATGAGACTAAGGATAGTGAGGTAACTAGCGGAAAGAATGACCAAACATACACCACCTCAAAACAAGACAAGGATGGTTATAAGTTAGTTTCTGTCACACCAAGTAACGAAGAGTCTAAGACTCTAGGTGTTAAATTCTCCAAAGAAGGCCAAGAAACAGAAGGAAATTATGTATCTGATAAGAAATTGGAAGTGACCTATGTCTACGAACGTGTTCAAAAGACTAAGGGCAGTTTCCAAGAACACCATATCTACCGGACAGTGGATGAAGATGGTAAGGTGATTTCCACTGATGAGACCAAGGATAACGAGGTAACTAGCGGTAAAGCCGACCAATCTTATACCACCTCGAAACAAGACAAAGATGGATACAAGTTAGTTTCTGTCACACCAAGTAACGAAGAGTCTAAAAAGTTAGGCGTAAAATTTTCTAAAGATGGTCAAGAAACTAAAGGTAACTATGTTTCCGATAAGAAACTCGAAGTGACCTACGTCTACGAACGCGTCCAAAAGACCAAGGGGAGCTTCCAAGAACATCATATCTATCGGACAGTTGACGAAGATGGAAATATCATTTCGAACGATGAGACTAAAGACAACGAAGTCACAAGCGGTAAGTCTGATCAAACATACACCACCTCAAAACAAGACAAAGAAGGCTACAAGCTAGTTTCAGTTACGCCAACAAATGAAGTATCCAAGACATCAGGGGTTAAATTCTCTAAGGATGGTCAAAAAACCAAAGGTAACTATGTTTCCGATAAGAAACTCGAAGTGACCTATGTCTATGAACGGGTTCAAAAGACTAAAGGTAGCTTCCAAGAACATCACATTTACCGGACTGTGGATGAAGATGGAAACGTCATTTCAACTGATGAGACCAAGGATAACGAGGTAACTAGCGGTAAAGCTGATCAAAGCTACATTACTTCAAAACAAGACAAGGACGGTTACAAGTTAGTCTCAGTTACTCCAAGTAATGAAGACTCTAAGAAGTCTGGGGTTAAGTTCTCAAAAGACGGCCAAGAAACCAAAGGAAATTACGTTGCTGACAAGAAGTTAGAAGTTACCTATATCTACGAACGGGTTCAAAAGACTAAGGGCAGCTTCCAAGAACATCATATCTATCGGACAGTTGACGAAGATGGAAATATCATTTCGAACGATGAGACTAAAGACAACGAAGTCACAAGCGGTAAGTCTGATCAAACATACACCACCTCAAAACAAGACAAAGAAGGCTATAAGTTAGTTTCTGTTACTCCAAGTAATGAAGAGTCTAAAAAATCCGGCGTGAAATACGCTAAAGATGGCCAAGAAACTAAAGGAAATTATGTATCTGATAAGAAATTGGAAGTGACCTATGTCTACGAACGTGTTCAAAAGACTAAGGGCAGTTTCCAAGAACACCATATCTACCGGACAGTCGACGAAGATGGTAATGTGATTTCAACTGATGAGATTAAAGACAATGAAGTCACAACTGGTAAAGCTGACCAAACTTATACCACTTCAAAGCAAGACAAGGACGACTACAAGCTGGTATCAGTTATTCCAAGTAATGAGGAATCCAAAAACTTAGGAGTAAAATTCTCAAAAGTCGGTCAAAGTACCAAAGGAAATTATATTCCTGATAAGAAACTCGAGGTCACCTATATCTATGAACGCCTTCTAAAGATCCAAAAAACTATAGTAGAACACCATAGTCATCCAAAAGAGGATAAAGATAAGAGGATTTCAACAAAGGAAAAGATCACTGATCACAGTCAAAAGATTGTTTTAGAACAGTCTAAAGTGTCTGTAAAGAAATCAACAGCTCAAACAATTAAGCAATCGACTCTTCCAGCGTCAGCTCCAGCCACTCCAAAACTGACTACAGTAGAAGAGACAGCTGCTGGAACAAGAAGAGACACTCAAGAGTCAAGTGCTCACACCAACCTTCCTAAGACCGGTGTCGTTGCTGAGCCAGTAGCTATTGAAGCCTTACTCGTCCTAGCTGGAGCCTTATTGGCTATTCCAATTAAACGTAAAATAACCAATAAAAGTGACTGCAGAGACTATTTAGTATTCTTACTCCTAATCGATCTCAATCTATTTATAAGTTATAGATATGTATCGATCGTTTATATATAA